The DNA segment AGAAGAACCAACACAATAGATCAGCCGGTTATTCACAACAGATACAAAACACCACGTTTACTGAGCTAcagacaacagaaacacaacggAGAGACTAAATTCTGTGCTTGGTAATCAGCGACCTAGGCTAGCTTTGAAGCTAAAGCACATGACACATCAGATCAGTCACCAAAATGAACGTCAACACCGCACAGTGATGTGAGATTATACATCAAATATGTATTCAACATTTAACAGAAATTGTAGAAAAGCATACTTAATAAATGAGAATGAAATCGGCTCGTTTGTGTGGTCATCTGCTTCCTTCCGTAGCTACATAATCGGATCCAAATTTGCCATAACTGTTTCCGCCCGGACGACGTGGCAGACGGACCTCTGTGCACCAggaagaaaactgttttcaaacatGACATCTGAGGCTATCGTTCTGTTAGAAACAGTCAATTTCGCCGCGGAAAAACACCGAAACCAGCGGCGAAAAGACCCAGAAGGAACACCGTATATCAACCATCCGATCGGTAGAGAACGAGTCGTTTCACCGTATAATGATACATTCAAACGTTTGACATAAATCTGATAAATCgcaactgatgtttttttttttctgttagcATCATGTGAGACAGAAAGCTagacttttttgaaaaaaattaaatcattgTTGGACATATAAAAAGGGGTTTCACTCGTATTTCCATACTAGAACTTATGTTATTCTGAATTTGAAGGAAACGAATGTTACATGTGCTTGTTATTGTTGAGCACTTTGTaactttgttttgaaaagtgctatacaaataaagttacCTGCAATATATTGTACAGCCTTATACACAATTATCACAAAATTATGATATCGATACTCAAAAAAATAATTGTATGTGATCATTAAGGAGCAGATAGTGGCCACatagtgaccccccccccccacacacacacacacacacacacacacacacatacacaaacacactgacaaaaaaattTATAAAAGCTCTCCTAGTGATGTTAATGATTTGTTTAGAAGGTTAACATACTCGGGTCTTTTGatgacatctctctctctctctctctctctctcgttcttaTTAAGGAGTAGCAAGAATCCTCAGTCATGAGGGAGGAATCACTGACATTGAGGTTTTGCAAGTATGTCACCAGTTTTCATATACATTACTGTCATGTGCATGTGTTCTGGTGTCACTCAACCTGTTTGTTGTCTCTGTGTGCCTCTTTTCCTCTGCAGGCTGCTTTGCTCCATGACACAGTGGAGGACACGGACACCACTCATGCAGAGCTTGAAGCCAAATTTGGGCCAGTCGTTGCCCGCATAGTTCAGGAAGTAACAGACGACAAGAGTCTGCCAAAGCAAGAGAGGAAGCGCCTGCAGGTGGAACATGCGCCTCACTGCAGCCACCAAGCCAAGCTGGTCAAACTGGCTGATAAGCTTTACAACCTGAGAGACCTGAACCGCAGCACACCTGCTGGTCAGTACCATCACTGCC comes from the Salarias fasciatus chromosome 1, fSalaFa1.1, whole genome shotgun sequence genome and includes:
- the hddc3 gene encoding guanosine-3',5'-bis(diphosphate) 3'-pyrophosphohydrolase MESH1, with product MTSEAIVLLETVNFAAEKHRNQRRKDPEGTPYINHPIGVARILSHEGGITDIEVLQAALLHDTVEDTDTTHAELEAKFGPVVARIVQEVTDDKSLPKQERKRLQVEHAPHCSHQAKLVKLADKLYNLRDLNRSTPAGWTAERVQEYFVWASQVVKGLRGTNSVLEEKLEELFKQRGLQL